One Acidobacteriota bacterium DNA window includes the following coding sequences:
- a CDS encoding PIN domain-containing protein, whose translation MPLLVDTGILYALADRRDAWHQRVIEYVEASRQPMLAPITVLPEVAYLLRERIGPEAEQAFVRSVADGEVAVEGLTRRDWTRIETLMATYGFLGMVDASIVAICERLKLRTLATTDRRHFHAVRPAHVSALALVP comes from the coding sequence ATGCCGCTGCTCGTCGATACGGGCATCCTCTACGCGCTGGCCGACCGGCGCGACGCCTGGCACCAGCGCGTGATCGAATACGTCGAAGCATCCCGCCAGCCCATGCTTGCGCCGATCACCGTGCTGCCGGAAGTCGCGTACCTCCTGCGCGAGCGCATCGGGCCAGAAGCCGAGCAGGCGTTCGTGCGCTCGGTAGCGGACGGCGAGGTGGCGGTCGAAGGGCTCACGCGGCGAGACTGGACGCGAATCGAGACGCTGATGGCGACGTACGGATTCCTCGGGATGGTGGATGCGTCGATCGTGGCCATCTGCGAACGCCTGAAGCTCAGAACGCTCGCCACCACCGACAGGAGACATTTCCACGCCGTACGGCCCGCGCACGTCTCGGCGCTGGCGCTCGTGCCCTGA
- a CDS encoding VWA domain-containing protein, whose translation MPRSDEPGSRLAEPAPSRRVLALVAAALVLAAQPAAQDPPAPPQTFRAGVDLVRIDVTVLDEQHRPVRGLTPADFTIKENGRPQRIVALDEIRAADVDSPPSAWMRYAPRDVASNRLADDLGDGQAVAIVLDDFHTPDDSTDMAVGTREVARFIVDHLGPSDLAAVVHPFKPGRTQDFTRDRAKLLDAIDRFDAEQPEFMVIRERVSGSVGGDIQRDSPALGRDPCFQAQPVIPTLRAVTAALATVPQRRKALFFVSVGLPFRFTPGNTRCQGLLYDELRRTFETAQRFNVNIHPIDPAGAAGYMRFIQQPRLRNARIVPGLTAAQASQAAHLRHDFLETLGEQTGGRPIVATDDLQGAIAAVFEEYGSYYLVGYETAPNFDGRFRQIAVTVNRRDVEVRARRGRWAPNATDLTATGAGPRRVTCVFDCWYLPPKPSEVQLTGLSPYEPLPLRALAVPVAAARDGSTTEIAAVITVRLPPVVRPLDETLTLVRTVYDANGRASPPVLETATRRIEPGPGEAAEYDVWSRFSLPPGRYDVRFNATSRLADASGSVHAEVTVPAPARTPAAGPIVLGKDASEGRADPFPSLLPVAPTTSREFARSDRITAVMRLFAPGGAPEHDVHVTGTIVGSDGREVLALPSSMIRADAFAATGWADYRLDLPLAELPSGLHLLSLTARFDTTSARRDVVFRAR comes from the coding sequence ATGCCCCGCAGCGACGAACCGGGGAGCCGGCTCGCTGAGCCAGCTCCGAGCCGCCGCGTGCTCGCGCTCGTCGCGGCCGCGCTCGTGCTGGCTGCGCAGCCCGCCGCACAGGATCCGCCGGCGCCGCCGCAGACCTTCCGCGCCGGCGTCGATCTCGTCCGCATCGACGTCACGGTCCTGGACGAGCAGCACAGGCCCGTCCGCGGTCTGACGCCCGCCGACTTCACGATCAAGGAAAACGGCCGACCGCAGCGCATCGTCGCGCTCGACGAGATCCGCGCGGCCGACGTCGACAGCCCGCCGAGCGCCTGGATGCGGTACGCGCCGCGCGACGTCGCGTCGAATCGGCTCGCCGACGATCTCGGCGACGGCCAGGCCGTGGCGATCGTGCTCGACGATTTCCATACGCCCGACGACAGCACCGACATGGCGGTCGGCACGCGCGAGGTCGCCCGGTTCATCGTGGACCACCTCGGGCCGTCGGATCTGGCCGCGGTGGTCCATCCCTTCAAGCCCGGCCGCACGCAGGACTTCACGCGGGATCGGGCGAAGCTGCTCGACGCGATCGATCGGTTCGACGCGGAGCAGCCGGAGTTCATGGTGATTCGGGAGCGAGTGTCCGGATCGGTCGGGGGCGACATCCAGCGCGACAGCCCGGCGCTCGGGCGGGATCCCTGCTTTCAAGCGCAGCCGGTGATTCCCACGCTGCGCGCCGTGACCGCCGCGCTCGCCACCGTGCCGCAGCGGCGCAAGGCGCTCTTCTTCGTCAGCGTCGGCCTGCCGTTCAGGTTCACCCCCGGGAACACGCGCTGTCAGGGCCTGCTCTACGACGAGCTGCGCCGCACGTTCGAAACGGCACAGCGCTTCAACGTCAACATCCATCCGATCGATCCGGCCGGCGCGGCCGGGTACATGCGCTTCATCCAGCAACCGCGGCTTCGCAACGCGCGCATCGTGCCGGGCCTGACGGCCGCGCAAGCGAGCCAGGCCGCGCACCTCCGGCACGACTTCCTCGAGACGCTGGGCGAGCAGACGGGCGGCCGGCCGATCGTCGCGACCGACGATCTGCAGGGCGCGATCGCGGCCGTGTTCGAGGAGTACGGCTCGTACTACCTCGTCGGCTACGAGACGGCTCCGAACTTCGACGGGCGCTTCAGGCAGATCGCCGTCACGGTCAACCGCCGCGACGTCGAGGTGCGGGCCCGGCGAGGCCGCTGGGCGCCGAACGCGACAGACCTCACCGCGACCGGCGCCGGCCCGCGCCGCGTCACGTGCGTCTTCGATTGCTGGTATCTGCCGCCGAAGCCGAGCGAGGTGCAGCTCACCGGGCTGAGCCCGTACGAACCGCTGCCGCTTCGCGCGCTGGCCGTACCGGTCGCCGCCGCGCGCGACGGCTCGACGACCGAGATCGCCGCGGTCATCACCGTCCGGCTGCCGCCGGTCGTGAGGCCGCTCGACGAGACGCTCACGCTCGTCCGCACGGTGTACGACGCCAACGGTCGCGCGAGCCCGCCCGTCCTCGAAACCGCGACGCGCCGGATCGAACCGGGCCCCGGCGAGGCCGCGGAGTACGACGTCTGGTCGCGGTTCAGCCTTCCGCCCGGGCGATACGACGTGCGCTTCAACGCGACGAGCCGCCTCGCGGACGCGAGCGGAAGCGTTCACGCGGAGGTGACGGTTCCCGCGCCGGCCAGGACGCCGGCCGCCGGGCCGATCGTGCTCGGGAAGGACGCGAGCGAGGGCCGCGCCGATCCGTTCCCGAGCCTCCTGCCGGTGGCGCCCACGACGAGCCGTGAGTTCGCGAGGAGCGATCGCATCACCGCCGTGATGCGGCTGTTCGCGCCCGGCGGGGCGCCCGAACACGACGTGCACGTCACCGGCACCATCGTCGGCAGCGACGGCCGCGAGGTGCTGGCGTTGCCGAGCTCGATGATTCGCGCCGACGCGTTCGCCGCCACCGGCTGGGCCGACTACCGGCTCGACCTGCCGCTCGCCGAGCTCCCCTCGGGTCTTCACCTGCTGAGCCTGACGGCGAGGTTCGATACCACCTCCGCCCGGCGTGACGTGGTGTTCAGGGCAAGGTAG
- a CDS encoding class I SAM-dependent methyltransferase has product MKPSGRSPHGWQGWDEYAAFYDWENARTFGRRDVAFWKTIARQAVPPVLELGCGTGRVLVPIARAGVPVVGIDRSAPMLERARVRARRLERGRRPAIVRGDIRTLPYAANTFGAVIAAYGLLQSLLHDRDLDALVAEVARVLKRGGTFGIDLVPDLPAWKEYRQQVRLRGRSERGTHVTLVETVRQDRRRGLTIFDEEFIERRGRRKLVRVFSLTFRTVSVQQIAARLSAAGFRVEAVLGDYRGRAWTPDAEAWVILAKKLIRKP; this is encoded by the coding sequence GTGAAGCCTTCCGGAAGATCTCCACACGGCTGGCAGGGCTGGGACGAGTACGCCGCCTTCTACGATTGGGAGAACGCGCGCACGTTCGGGCGCCGTGACGTTGCGTTCTGGAAGACGATCGCGCGTCAGGCCGTTCCGCCGGTGCTCGAGCTTGGCTGCGGCACGGGCCGAGTCCTCGTGCCGATCGCGCGCGCCGGTGTTCCCGTCGTCGGCATCGATCGGTCGGCTCCGATGCTCGAACGCGCCCGCGTCCGCGCGCGGCGGCTGGAGCGCGGCCGGCGACCGGCGATCGTCCGCGGCGATATCCGGACGCTGCCGTACGCCGCGAACACGTTCGGCGCCGTGATCGCCGCGTATGGACTGCTGCAATCGTTGCTCCACGATCGCGACCTCGACGCGCTTGTGGCCGAGGTCGCGCGCGTCCTGAAGCGCGGCGGCACGTTCGGTATCGATCTCGTGCCGGACCTGCCAGCGTGGAAGGAGTACCGGCAGCAGGTGCGGCTGCGTGGTCGGAGCGAGCGAGGCACGCACGTCACGCTCGTCGAGACGGTGCGACAGGATCGGCGGCGCGGCCTCACGATCTTCGACGAGGAGTTCATCGAACGGCGCGGCCGCCGCAAGCTCGTGCGCGTGTTCTCTCTCACGTTCCGCACGGTCTCGGTGCAACAGATCGCCGCGCGACTGTCGGCCGCCGGCTTCCGCGTCGAGGCCGTGCTGGGCGACTATCGCGGCCGAGCGTGGACACCCGACGCCGAGGCCTGGGTAATCCTCGCGAAGAAGCTCATCCGCAAGCCGTAG
- a CDS encoding dienelactone hydrolase family protein, which yields MERKTAHDFDQELLILFDAYVHGLIDRRGFLDKAAKYTVGGVTAAMLLDQLSPKFLEAQVIKPEDSRIKAEHVEYASPNGYGKMRGYLAQPAKAAGRLPAVLVIHENRGLNPHIEDIARRLAVDNFVAFAPDALFPLGGYPGDEDKARDLFPKLDQAKTREDFVAAFGWLKARPETNGKVGAVGFCYGGGMVNLLATRVPDLVAGVPFYGSAPNLEDVPKIKAAMLIQSAEVDERINASWPAYEAALKAANVRHERYLYKGTQHGFNNDTTPRFDAAAAKLAWERTLALFNTTLR from the coding sequence ATGGAACGGAAGACCGCACACGACTTCGATCAAGAGCTGCTGATCCTTTTCGACGCCTACGTGCACGGTCTCATCGACCGGCGCGGCTTCCTCGACAAGGCCGCCAAGTACACCGTTGGCGGCGTCACGGCGGCGATGCTCCTCGATCAGCTCAGCCCGAAGTTCCTCGAGGCGCAGGTCATCAAGCCGGAGGATTCGCGCATCAAGGCGGAGCACGTCGAGTACGCGTCTCCCAACGGCTACGGCAAGATGCGCGGGTACCTGGCGCAGCCGGCCAAGGCGGCCGGCCGGCTACCGGCCGTGCTGGTCATCCACGAGAACCGCGGGCTCAATCCGCACATCGAGGACATCGCGCGCCGCCTGGCGGTCGACAACTTCGTCGCCTTCGCGCCGGACGCGCTGTTCCCGCTCGGCGGCTATCCCGGCGACGAGGACAAGGCGCGCGACCTGTTTCCAAAGCTCGATCAGGCCAAGACGCGTGAGGACTTCGTCGCGGCGTTCGGCTGGCTGAAAGCGCGGCCCGAGACGAATGGCAAGGTCGGCGCCGTCGGGTTCTGCTACGGCGGCGGCATGGTGAATCTCCTGGCCACCCGCGTGCCCGACCTCGTGGCCGGCGTGCCGTTCTACGGCAGCGCGCCGAACCTCGAGGACGTGCCGAAGATCAAGGCGGCGATGCTGATTCAGTCCGCGGAGGTGGACGAGCGCATCAACGCGAGCTGGCCGGCCTACGAAGCAGCGCTGAAGGCCGCCAACGTCCGCCACGAGCGCTACCTGTACAAGGGCACCCAGCACGGCTTCAACAACGACACGACGCCGCGATTCGACGCCGCCGCCGCGAAGCTCGCCTGGGAACGGACGCTCGCGCTGTTCAACACGACGCTGCGATGA
- a CDS encoding carbohydrate binding family 9 domain-containing protein — protein sequence MPPDSFGAGGATRIIPVVTAAPTDEPPLIDGHLDEEGWRAAPIVASFTQRDPEEGAAGSERTEVRVLYDDHAIYVGARLFDRSPVTTRLGRRDMTLPSSDWFRVSFDSYLDRRTAYRFDVNPSGVRRDGILGGEGSSGGGFTGPEGDLAWDAVWDARTSVDADGWTAELRIPFSQLRFVQGAQTWGVQFERVLDRRQELALFSFARKSEPGGVAAFGHLTGLPGLRPGQRLEVMPYMVSEADFVDAGDNPFRSNREVHANAGVDARYAITSNLTLTTTVNPDFGQVEVDPAVINLTAFETRYDERRPFFVEGAASFRFAGALGGPSALAQGMFYSRRIGRAPQLGLSGQADVPDTARILGAAKVTGKTSNGWSVGLLNAVTGSEDGRFLDADGRVSTALTEPLTNYFVGRLNREMRAGQTTFGPIFTAVTRDVSDPRAASALHSAAYAGGVDVYHEWANRSWNVGAFAVGSHVTGTPDAIARTQRSSTRYFQRPDAASFGLDPFRTSLNGFAASVQFRKVSGTHWTGDGWVATTSPGFEMNDAGFQQRADRHAAGGGIRYQQLQPGSFFRSWNVFTGNDFSVNWDGDLVDARNFVRGQFQHLSYWTVSAMIRYEPKRMDDRFTRGGPLAVSPRALYGEVSVTSDPRKTVGGNLLLSRWRNRVGGRIDRADLSVSLRTSPQWNLTFGPSLTRARQDAQYVTSIPDAAARETFGTRYVFAPLDQRELGLVTRLNYTFTRDLTLELYMQPLVSHAVYGAPKEFLRPSAYDFATYGQDLGTVERDGRAYAVTVPRSGGVSTFAVPDRSFTTRSLRGNAVVRWEYRPGSTLFFVWQQERANRELMDDFGFDRALGSLFEARSNNVFVVKWSYWFNP from the coding sequence GTGCCGCCAGACTCGTTCGGGGCCGGCGGCGCGACGCGGATCATTCCGGTCGTAACGGCTGCGCCCACGGACGAGCCACCGCTGATCGACGGGCATCTCGACGAGGAAGGCTGGCGTGCCGCGCCGATCGTCGCGTCCTTCACGCAGCGCGATCCCGAAGAGGGCGCGGCCGGGAGCGAGCGCACCGAGGTGCGGGTGCTCTACGACGACCACGCGATCTACGTCGGCGCGCGCTTGTTCGATCGCAGCCCGGTGACGACGCGCCTCGGACGCCGCGACATGACGCTGCCATCGTCGGACTGGTTTCGCGTCAGCTTCGACAGCTACCTCGATCGCCGGACCGCGTACCGCTTCGATGTGAACCCTTCCGGCGTGCGCCGCGACGGCATTCTCGGCGGCGAAGGCAGCAGCGGCGGCGGGTTCACGGGACCGGAAGGCGATCTCGCGTGGGATGCGGTGTGGGACGCCCGGACCTCGGTCGACGCGGACGGCTGGACGGCCGAGCTGCGCATTCCCTTCAGCCAGTTGCGGTTCGTGCAGGGCGCGCAGACGTGGGGCGTCCAGTTCGAGCGCGTCCTCGATCGCCGCCAGGAGTTGGCGCTGTTCTCCTTCGCGCGGAAGTCGGAGCCGGGTGGCGTGGCTGCGTTCGGCCATCTCACCGGGCTGCCGGGGCTCCGGCCGGGACAGCGCCTCGAGGTCATGCCTTACATGGTCAGCGAGGCCGACTTCGTGGATGCCGGCGACAATCCCTTCCGCAGCAATCGCGAAGTGCACGCCAACGCCGGTGTGGATGCCCGCTACGCCATCACGTCGAACTTGACGCTCACCACGACGGTGAACCCGGACTTCGGGCAGGTCGAAGTGGACCCGGCCGTCATCAACCTGACGGCCTTCGAGACGCGGTACGACGAGCGGCGCCCGTTCTTCGTCGAGGGCGCGGCGAGCTTCCGGTTCGCCGGCGCGCTCGGCGGGCCGTCGGCGCTCGCGCAAGGCATGTTCTACTCGCGGCGCATCGGCCGTGCGCCGCAGCTCGGCTTGTCGGGGCAGGCCGACGTGCCCGACACGGCGCGGATCCTCGGGGCCGCGAAGGTGACGGGCAAGACGTCGAACGGCTGGTCCGTCGGCCTGCTCAACGCCGTGACCGGCAGCGAGGATGGCCGGTTCCTCGATGCCGACGGCCGGGTGTCGACGGCGCTCACCGAGCCGCTGACCAACTACTTCGTCGGGCGGCTCAACCGCGAGATGCGGGCCGGGCAGACGACGTTCGGACCGATCTTCACGGCGGTGACCCGCGACGTCTCCGACCCGCGAGCCGCGAGCGCGCTGCACTCGGCGGCGTACGCGGGCGGCGTGGACGTCTACCACGAGTGGGCCAACCGGAGCTGGAACGTGGGAGCCTTCGCGGTCGGCAGCCACGTCACGGGCACGCCCGACGCGATCGCGCGCACGCAGCGATCGTCCACGCGCTATTTCCAGCGTCCGGACGCGGCGTCGTTCGGGCTCGATCCGTTCCGAACGTCGCTGAACGGCTTCGCCGCGTCGGTGCAGTTCCGGAAGGTGTCGGGCACGCACTGGACCGGCGACGGCTGGGTCGCGACGACCTCGCCCGGCTTCGAGATGAACGACGCCGGGTTCCAGCAGCGCGCCGACCGGCACGCGGCCGGCGGCGGAATCCGCTATCAGCAACTGCAGCCGGGATCGTTCTTTCGATCGTGGAACGTCTTCACGGGCAACGATTTCTCCGTCAACTGGGACGGTGACCTCGTCGATGCGCGCAACTTCGTGCGCGGGCAGTTCCAGCACCTCAGCTACTGGACGGTGTCGGCGATGATCCGCTATGAACCGAAGCGCATGGACGACCGGTTCACCCGCGGCGGGCCGCTCGCGGTGTCGCCGAGGGCGCTCTACGGCGAAGTCAGCGTCACGTCCGATCCGCGGAAGACGGTCGGCGGCAACCTGCTGCTGAGCCGATGGCGCAACCGCGTGGGCGGCCGCATCGACCGGGCCGATCTGTCGGTGTCGCTCCGGACGTCGCCGCAATGGAACCTGACGTTCGGCCCGTCGCTGACCCGGGCGCGGCAGGACGCGCAATACGTCACGAGCATTCCCGACGCGGCGGCGCGCGAGACGTTCGGAACACGATACGTGTTCGCGCCGCTCGATCAACGGGAGCTCGGCCTCGTGACGCGGCTGAACTACACGTTCACGCGCGACCTCACCCTCGAGCTGTACATGCAGCCGCTCGTATCCCACGCGGTGTACGGCGCGCCGAAGGAGTTCCTTCGGCCGTCGGCGTACGACTTCGCCACCTACGGCCAGGATCTCGGGACGGTCGAGCGCGACGGCCGCGCGTACGCCGTCACCGTTCCCCGATCCGGCGGCGTCAGCACGTTCGCCGTGCCCGATCGCAGCTTCACGACGCGATCGCTGCGCGGCAACGCCGTCGTCCGCTGGGAGTACCGGCCCGGCAGCACGCTGTTCTTCGTCTGGCAACAGGAGCGCGCGAACCGGGAGCTGATGGACGACTTCGGCTTCGACCGCGCGCTGGGCAGCCTGTTCGAGGCCCGGTCGAACAACGTCTTCGTCGTGAAGTGGTCGTACTGGTTCAACCCCTGA
- a CDS encoding ATP-dependent helicase HrpB: MTEHRRAPLPVDDVVPDVVRLLHAHRALVLIAAPGAGKTTRVPPALVGAGRVLLLQPRRVAARAIARRIAAEQGWTVGREVGWHVRFDRRYDDATALIVATEGVLTARLQADPLLSDVTTVVLDEFHERSIHADLGLALAREAWRARADLRIVVMSATLDAEPVSRFLGSCPVLDVPGRAFDVEVEYRPGADLETVVVDEVPRARGAVLCFLPGAPEIRRAMDRLGARLQAPILPLHGSLSADEQDRALEPSARPRVILATNIAETTLTVPDVRTVIDGGRHKVARYDPDRGIDSLELERVSQDAADQRAGRAGRIGPGRALRLWDPRDRLAPHREPEIARIDLASVVLDILAWGGHPRSFPWFEAPPPQAVDAACALLARLGAVDAANRLTSVGEAMRGLPLHPRLSRVLLAASGARVAALACAALAERHFLPERGCATTSDLLSAADQAVRWPGHVRRVADQIEAAARRALGAAVRPTIPDDDFRRAIHAGYPDRVARRRAPGSDRFLLASGTGATLGRESGVFEAEFVSAVDVTRATSRTEAVIRIASAIDRDWVPVTHTETEHVLDPQRGDARAVRTDWHGAIALGRSPVEIDPDQAAALVARTFLDRGPRPVDEQLLARLAVAALDGGEPIDLPALVLSAARIHPNLHGLDLAAALPFDVRQRLERHAPAELPVPSGRRVRLDYRHGGRVVAAVKLQELFGLTETPRIGPRRVPVTFELLAPNGRPVQVTSDLKSFWAHGYPEVRRELRGRYPKHPWPDDPWTATPTHRIVRRSDT; this comes from the coding sequence ATGACCGAGCACCGGCGAGCGCCGCTCCCTGTCGACGACGTCGTGCCGGACGTCGTGCGCCTGCTCCACGCGCATCGCGCGCTCGTCCTCATCGCCGCGCCGGGTGCGGGGAAGACGACTCGGGTCCCGCCGGCGCTCGTCGGCGCGGGGCGCGTCCTGCTGTTGCAGCCGCGGCGGGTCGCGGCGCGGGCGATCGCCAGGCGGATCGCAGCAGAGCAGGGGTGGACGGTCGGCCGCGAGGTGGGCTGGCACGTCCGATTCGACCGCCGCTACGACGACGCCACCGCGTTGATCGTGGCGACCGAAGGGGTGCTGACGGCGAGGCTCCAAGCCGATCCGCTCCTGAGCGACGTCACGACGGTCGTGCTCGACGAGTTCCACGAGCGCAGCATCCACGCGGACCTCGGGCTGGCGCTCGCGCGAGAGGCCTGGCGTGCGCGCGCCGACCTCCGGATCGTGGTCATGTCGGCCACGCTCGACGCCGAGCCCGTGTCGCGCTTTCTCGGAAGCTGTCCTGTGCTGGACGTGCCCGGCCGCGCGTTCGACGTCGAGGTCGAGTACCGGCCTGGCGCCGATCTCGAGACCGTCGTCGTCGACGAGGTGCCGCGCGCCCGGGGCGCCGTGCTCTGCTTCCTGCCCGGCGCGCCCGAGATTCGGCGCGCGATGGATCGACTGGGTGCGCGGTTGCAGGCGCCGATCCTGCCGCTGCACGGTTCACTGAGCGCGGATGAGCAGGATCGCGCGCTCGAGCCGTCGGCACGCCCGCGCGTGATCCTCGCGACGAACATCGCCGAGACGACGCTGACGGTGCCGGACGTCCGCACCGTGATCGACGGCGGCCGTCACAAGGTGGCGCGGTACGATCCCGATCGCGGAATCGACAGCCTCGAGCTCGAGCGCGTCTCGCAGGATGCCGCCGATCAGCGCGCCGGCCGGGCGGGACGGATCGGTCCAGGCCGCGCGCTGCGTCTGTGGGATCCGCGCGATCGGCTCGCGCCGCACCGCGAACCCGAGATCGCCCGGATCGACCTCGCCTCCGTCGTGCTCGACATCCTCGCCTGGGGCGGGCATCCGCGATCGTTTCCGTGGTTCGAGGCTCCGCCGCCGCAGGCGGTGGATGCTGCGTGCGCGCTGCTGGCCCGCCTCGGGGCGGTGGATGCGGCCAATCGGCTCACGAGCGTCGGCGAAGCGATGCGAGGTCTTCCCCTGCACCCACGGCTCTCGCGCGTGCTGCTCGCCGCCAGCGGCGCGCGCGTGGCGGCGCTGGCGTGCGCCGCGCTCGCCGAACGCCACTTTCTGCCGGAGCGCGGGTGCGCGACCACCTCCGATCTGCTCAGTGCCGCCGACCAGGCCGTCCGATGGCCCGGACACGTGCGACGCGTGGCCGATCAGATCGAAGCGGCAGCGCGGCGCGCGCTTGGCGCCGCCGTGCGCCCGACGATTCCGGACGACGACTTCCGGCGCGCGATCCATGCGGGATATCCAGATCGGGTCGCGCGCCGCCGCGCACCGGGCAGCGACCGCTTCCTGCTCGCGAGCGGAACCGGCGCGACGCTCGGCCGCGAGAGCGGCGTCTTCGAGGCAGAGTTCGTCTCGGCCGTCGACGTCACGCGAGCAACGTCTCGGACCGAGGCCGTGATCCGCATCGCCAGCGCCATCGATCGGGACTGGGTACCGGTCACGCACACCGAGACCGAGCACGTGCTGGATCCGCAGCGCGGTGACGCGCGCGCGGTGCGGACGGACTGGCATGGCGCCATCGCGCTCGGGCGCTCGCCGGTCGAGATCGATCCCGACCAGGCCGCCGCGCTCGTTGCGCGAACGTTCCTCGATCGAGGCCCGCGCCCCGTCGACGAGCAACTGCTCGCCCGGCTCGCCGTCGCGGCCCTCGACGGCGGCGAGCCGATCGATCTGCCGGCGCTCGTGCTGTCGGCGGCGCGGATCCATCCGAACCTGCACGGGCTCGATCTCGCTGCCGCGCTGCCGTTCGACGTGAGGCAGCGGCTCGAGCGCCACGCGCCGGCGGAGCTGCCGGTGCCCAGCGGCCGGCGGGTCCGGCTCGACTACCGGCACGGAGGGCGTGTCGTCGCCGCGGTCAAGCTGCAGGAACTGTTCGGCCTCACCGAGACGCCACGGATCGGTCCGCGCCGCGTGCCGGTGACGTTCGAGCTGCTGGCACCGAACGGCCGGCCGGTGCAGGTGACGTCGGACCTGAAGAGCTTCTGGGCCCACGGGTACCCGGAGGTGCGCAGGGAACTGCGCGGACGTTACCCGAAGCACCCGTGGCCCGACGATCCATGGACGGCCACGCCGACGCACCGGATCGTGCGGCGCTCGGACACGTGA
- a CDS encoding tRNA-dihydrouridine synthase family protein, whose product MVFLDALEGAVVMAPMTKGSNLPYRRLCAALGARVVVSEMVVARRLKQRRRGEFALIRRAAEEPCFGVQLAGTNPEEMAWAAALVESRGADFVDVNLGCPIDHFTRRGLGAALGRQPARVRRIVESMRRVLTVPVTVKIRLGWNAQQRNYLELAQAAVDGGVAAITVHGRTREARYRQPADWDAIAEIASRVEVPVIGNGDLLFAHEIAHRLATSGCAAVMSGRGVLIKPWLFRETVGGYWDITADERVALYRRYVDLAVEHWGRKRDAGASAGVHEDVPEVEPAVDDYGRERIRDFVRWHVGFWVRYAPRRADGSWPSMQQRESLVEPRSPLEALLARTDDRAIDYITDELIGGGDLASPPPPGRTEDRPAIVEAG is encoded by the coding sequence ATGGTCTTCCTCGACGCGCTCGAGGGCGCCGTCGTCATGGCGCCGATGACCAAAGGGTCGAATCTGCCGTATCGGCGCCTCTGCGCGGCGCTCGGCGCCAGGGTCGTCGTGAGCGAGATGGTCGTCGCCCGCCGGCTGAAGCAGCGTCGCCGCGGCGAGTTCGCGTTGATCCGGCGAGCCGCCGAGGAGCCGTGCTTCGGCGTCCAGCTCGCCGGCACGAACCCCGAGGAGATGGCCTGGGCGGCCGCGCTCGTCGAGAGCCGCGGCGCCGACTTCGTGGACGTCAACCTCGGATGCCCGATCGATCACTTCACGCGCCGAGGTCTGGGCGCGGCGCTCGGACGGCAGCCGGCGCGCGTGCGGCGCATCGTCGAAAGCATGCGGCGGGTCCTCACCGTGCCAGTGACGGTCAAGATCAGGCTGGGCTGGAACGCGCAGCAGCGCAACTACCTCGAGCTGGCGCAGGCCGCGGTCGACGGCGGCGTCGCCGCCATCACCGTGCACGGACGCACGCGGGAAGCGCGCTACCGGCAGCCGGCCGACTGGGACGCGATCGCCGAGATCGCGTCACGCGTGGAGGTGCCGGTCATCGGCAACGGCGACCTGCTCTTCGCGCACGAGATCGCGCACCGGCTCGCCACGTCGGGGTGCGCCGCCGTCATGAGCGGACGCGGCGTGCTGATCAAACCGTGGCTGTTCAGAGAGACCGTCGGCGGCTACTGGGACATCACGGCTGACGAACGTGTCGCGCTGTACCGGCGGTACGTGGATCTCGCCGTCGAGCACTGGGGGCGCAAGCGCGACGCCGGCGCATCCGCCGGCGTGCACGAGGACGTTCCGGAGGTCGAGCCGGCGGTGGACGACTACGGGCGCGAACGGATTCGCGACTTCGTCCGATGGCATGTCGGGTTCTGGGTGCGCTACGCGCCGCGGCGAGCGGACGGATCCTGGCCGTCGATGCAGCAGCGCGAATCGCTCGTCGAACCGCGATCGCCGCTCGAGGCCTTGCTCGCGCGCACCGACGATCGGGCGATCGACTACATCACCGACGAGCTCATCGGCGGTGGCGATCTGGCCAGCCCGCCGCCGCCCGGCCGGACCGAGGATCGTCCGGCGATCGTCGAGGCGGGCTGA